The segment GTAGCCGAGCACGTCCTGCTCGACTTCGCCGACGCTTTGCCAGTGGCGGTCCAGGCGTGCGCAGCCGGCTTCGCGGGCGGCCTGGTTGGCGGCTTCGGCGGCGGTCATGGCGGGTTCTGGCGCTGGCGCGGTTGGCTGTTCAGCTGCTTTCGGGCGCTGCAGGCCGAACAGTTTCTTGAAGAAGTCCATGGGCGGTCCTTGCGGGTATTTGGGCGACCGCCATGGTGCCGTGTGCCGCCCAGGTGCTCAACCGCTGCCTGGCTGCAACGTGACCGGCTTGGCGTCCAGCGGCGTTTCCAGCCCGTTGTCGAAGCTGTCCCAGTCTTCGCCGAACAGCTCGGCCGGGTGCATGGTGCGGCTGGCGCCATTGCCGCAGGCCAGCGCACTGGCCGCGCAGTACAGGTCGCAACCCCAGCAGATACGCTCGGGGTGGCTGGGGTTGGCGGGGAATTTCTTGGCCATGGTCTCCCTCCATGAAGTGGGTACCTGAACCACAGGCTATGCCGCCCATGGCCAAGGGGCATGACATAAATCAACGCCTCAGCGGATCGGGCCAGGCGCTTCCAGCTGGCTCATCAGTTCGTCGTCCCATTGCCCCTGCACCTGCACATGGGCCGCAGCCCCCAGCATCACCGCCTCGATCAGGTTGTGGTTGAGGTAGGTGTACAGCCCGGGCTGGCGGAAGGTGTACAGCGCCGCACCGGCTGCGCCGCCGGGGATGAACCAGGTTTCCAGGTTGCGCTGCGGCGGGTTGGCGAACTTGCCCGAGGCCCACACGTAGTCGCCATGGCCGCCGATCAGGTGCGGGCGGGTGTCGCGGTTGGCCTGGGAGTGGACGATCAGCACCGTCTCGCCCACCTTGGCGCTGAGCGCATGTTCGCCGGTCAGCGCACCCACGCTGCCGTTGAACACGATGTGCGATGGCACCAGCCCTTTCATCAGTTGCTGCATGTCGCCGAAGCTGGCGATGGGCGTGGGGTAGCGCTTGAACTTGCCGTTGCTGTCGCGGGGGATGTAGTAGTCCTGCTCGCCGATGTACCACACCTTGTCGTAGTGCAGTGGCCGGCCCTCGGGGTCTTTCAAACCATCGCGCGGCAGCACCATGATCGCGCCGTTCATGCCGCACACCACATGCCAGGGGATCATCACCCCGCCCGGTGCGCAGTGGTACACGAACACCCCGGCGCGGTCGGCCTTGAAGCGCAGCTTCACCTGCTGGCCCGGCTGCACATGGGTCAGCTCACCGCCGCCCAGGGCGCCGGTGGACGCGTGAAAGTCGATGTTGTGCATCATGCTGTTGCTGGCCGGGTTGACCAGGGTGAGCTCGACCTGGTCGCCCTCGTGCACCACCATCAGCGGGCCCGGCACCGAGCCGTTGAAGGTCATGGCGTGGATGTAGGCGCCCTGGTTGTCGACCGCCAGCTCCTTCTCCTCGATGACCATGCGGAACTCGACGATGCGCGGCTGGCCGGGCGCCTGTTGGGTGTGGGCATGCACCTGGGGTGGGGCCACCAGCTCGACCTTGGCCCGTTCCATTTTCGCCAGGGCCGTTGCCGGTTTTTGCTGTGCTGGCGTTGCTGCCCGCGCCTGGTTACTGGCCAACAGGCTGGCACCAACGCCCAGCAACACGCCGCCGGCAAGGATGCCGCGCCGGGTCAGGGCTACTCCTTCTTGCTCGCTCATGGGACTTCTCCGTAAGTCGACGAAAGCCGTCGCGCTTATGGATAACCGTATTTTGTGTGCGGTTTATTGAGCGAAAACAACAAGTGGGGTAGTGGCGGGGTGATGGCGTTGCTTGGGCGGGCTACGCTGACAGGTAAAGGTTGCCAGCGTGCAGCGGCTTCAGGGGAGCGCAGGGCGTGAGCCGGTTTGTTTGTTTTGAAGGGGTTAACCATCGACAGTATGTGGTCAGTGTGGACCACATCATTGCGCTGTATCCGCTGGCGCAGGAACGCAGTTTTGTTAAGGGTGGGGTGGTGTTGGTGAGTGGGTTGGGGAAGGAAGGGCGGAATGTGGCGCTGGAGGTGGGGGGAGGGGAGATTCGGCGGTTGCAGAAGGTTTTGATGCAGGGGTGAGGGGGGGGTTGTGGTTGTGGCGATAGGCGGGTGCTTTGGTGTCAGCTGAAACAAAAAAAGCCCACTTTGCGGTGAGCCTTTTGAGTACTGCGTATGGTGGCACCAGGAGTCGAATTTAGTATTAAGTTACTGAAAATAAAGAACTTTAATTTTAAGTTTTTGTGTAGTACCTCGTTGTTTATCCTTTTAGGTCTCGTAGCTGTTCAATTTTTGAACACTCTCTTGGTGTCTCAGGCTCTCCTGTCTTGAAAAAGGGCCCTGTGGTACCTATAGCAGGTAAACCGTCGTGACTCTCGCGGCAGCGCCCTCTTTGTTTGAAGGCGATTCTTAACGTTCAAATGGAAAATTCTGACTGATTGGCAAAGGGACCTGGGCTGCCTACTCGAACGACTTTTCCTGCTTGGTCGAGGTCAGATTGCTGTGGAACGATGCCGTTGCTGCTGGGTGATGGAGGCGCTTGGTTATGCCGGTCACAGAATCAGTGACTATTTAGCTTGAAGCAGCCTCCAAGCTGTGCGATAGAAAGCTTGGGTGATGACGAATGGCCACTAGACGTAGGGGCGGAATTGAGTACAATCCGGCAAATTTTTGGATGTGGCTTATGCTACGCTGCAAGGAAGATGCATGTTCAAGCACCTGTATGCGTTCCGCTTTGACCGACCACTGTCTGTTGGACGCAACAAAGCGTGTCTAATTGAGTGTGCCGACATGACGAATCAACGGACTGAAGCCATCGTGAAATTCAGTGGGTGTGAATCGGGTCGTACGGGGCTGATCCGAGAAGCTTTGACGGCGTTTTTTGCTCGAGATCTTGAAATCCCAATTCCCCGGCCGCTGCTGATCGAGATCGTTGACGGGTTCAGTGCGGGACCTACGCACCGGGTCTACGATGAACTCATCGCAAAAAGCTCCAGATTTGCATTTGGATCGACAGCATTGCCGCCGGGTTTCACCATCTATGCGCCCGCTACGCCTCTCCGTGGTCCTATTGTACAGCGAGCCGCTAATTTATTCGTTTTCGACACCTTAATTGCAAATTGTGATCGGACTCCTAAAAATCCGAACTGCCTTATCAAAGGCGAGAATGCGATAGCAATTGATCATGATTTGGCATTCATGCTTGATGCACTGTTCTGGAAAGAACCGTGGAGGCTTGGTGGTGGTGATGAGCTTGCTGCACCTGATAAGCATATTTTTTGGGGATTGGCGAAAGCTCATAAGTTTGAGTTTGACGAGCTCAAAGAAAAGTTGTTAGAAATCAGTGATGAGCGTCTAGAAGAGTACATTGATGCGCTTCCAGAAGACTGGAAAAGCGGTAATGATTCCGCACCTAGAATTATCGAGTATATAAAGTCTTTGCGGGATAATGCAGACGCTACTTTCTCTGAGATTCAGAGGGTATTGCAATGAAATTAAGTACGTATGAATTCGCGGTTTTGAGATATGTTCATGATCGTGTTACTGGCGAATTTATTAATTTTGGCATAATTGCATACTGCAAAGCCAAGAGAAAGCTTTTGACGCAGTTCAAGACGCGTACTGCACGACTTTCAGCTGTTTTCCCCGATATGGATAGGCATCATATTAAGTCTGTTGCTAGGCATATATCTTCAGCTATAGATATAGAAAGCGAGAGGCTGCAGAAAGAATTGATATTTGAGGACGTCACGCTAGAGAGTGTGATAGGACGAATATTAAAGCGTGATGACAGTTCGCTTCAGTGGAGTGATGTGTCTGCAGGTGTGACATTCAGCTTTGAGGAAGAAGTGGACAGGATTTTCCATCGCTATGTCACTTATCATGACTCTCCTGCAGTAAGAGAACGGCGTACAGAGCAAGATATTTGGCGCGACTTTGAGAAGAAGCTCAAAAGTTTTTCCGCTGTTGAGCGTTTTGCACCTAAAAAAATATCCGTGCGTGATGATGAGTTAGAGTTTAAACATGCTTGGAAAAATGGGATATGGCACTGTGTGGAGCCGATCTCATTTGATTTGTCTGATGCAGATAATATGAAGGATAAAGCGCACCGTTGGCTAGGTCAGATGACTAGCATTCAAGATGCTCGAGAAGAGTTTAAACTCTATATGTTAGTTAGTAAGCCGCAAGATGAGGGGCTCGCTGCCGCCTTCGAGAAAGCGGTCAAGATTCTAAATAAGATACCAACCAACAAGGAACTTATTTTTGAAGAGGATGCTAGCAGCCTAGCGGATGCGATGATGATGAGGATACAGGATCATGATCACCAGGGGAGTTCGCATTGATTAGGGTTTTGCACATTTTATGTGACTGACATTTGTCGAGTGGTTGATCATGCCGCCGACAAATTGCATCCTCGTCTTATGTGGTTATAGTTCTTTGAACTGTAACTCACTGGTTTCAAAGATTTTTCCTGGGATTACATTGGTCGTTACAGGAGAAACTAAATTTTCAGGCGCAGGGCCTGATTGGTAGCTCCCTGCGCGGCAAGAGGTTTCCCCTGAATTTAATCTTAATCATGTGAAATTTTGATTTAGGGCGCTTACTAATTTCAAAGTTTTCCAGTCTCAGCACTGAGACGGAGCGCTCTGTCAGCAGGCGTGAAATTTCTAATCGTAGATGCCTGAGAGTTGAAGGTATGCTCGAAGCACTCCGTCTTTTTCTCTGTCCCAGAATCTGGCTAGTGAGAACCTGATCCGAGTGCCGGCAGCTATTGTAGAAGGCAGATCTGCGAGAGGCCGTACTCCTACGTACTTTATCCTCTTTGTCGAGGTTCCCCATGAAAAATGTTCGAAATAGTCGCCGCTCTTAACAAGTGCGCAATTTAACGTGGCGATTTGGACACTATAGTTTGTTGTGTTGCTAGGTTCCATATGGGCGCTGCCATCCCATATAAGCTTGCCGTCAAATATATCGTCAAGGCTCAAGTCCTCGTCGCAGAGTGAGGATATCAACGTATCGAAATCCTCGTCATTCAAGTCGCCAATATATGCTGACTCATAAACAGCGGCGTCTTCTGTGTGCGGTGGCCGAATGTTGTAGTGTGGTGCGTACGTAATTTGGTAGCACTGGCCAATTTGGTAAGGAGCGTCTGAAGCCAGCCTCTGAGCTTTGTCATCTAATAGGCGTAGCATTTTGCGGTTAGATCTATCCCAAGCACCTACGCATACACCTCCGGTCATTGAGGTCTTGCTTAGTACAACAATATTTGTTGTTACGGCCATAGCTTTCCCTATCTATAAGAATTCCTTGATTTCAAGGAGCTTTCATCCGAAAATAAATCGTTTCCAAGAGTCGAGTTTATTACATGCTTGATTACTGTTTCCTGGTCTTCAATATGTCCTAGCTTGTTGATGTGTAGCATGGGAATGTTTTGTTCGCTCAAGGAGCTACCTATGAGCTTGCTTCGGTGGCAATCGCACGGATCTATTTCACTGCACATGCATGCTATTTTTATTTTTTTTTCGTTCGCAGATGTAAGTCTTGCCAGACCTTCTTCGTAGAAAGACATTCCTTTCACTTTGTTATAGACGACATGTCCTTTCTCGTCGTAGCACGATGGCTCTGAGGGAAGTCCTCCCAGTTTATCTCCTAAGAATAAGTATCCAATTCCGCTTTGGTTAAGTAGTTCGTGTAGCTTCTTTTGATTGAACTGAGGGTGAAATCTTGACCTTGGTTTCGATCGGACATCAACTACATATTTTATTTCATAAATGTTTAATAGATTTATGAAGTCTTCGATTTTTCGACCTCCGTGGCCGATACTATAGATGTACGCATTTTTTTCAGTCATGATTCTTCCATCAGAAGGCAGCAGTCATATCCCACTCTAGCCTTAAGCGTATCAGAAGCTTAAATGGAGATCTTCAGTCTCCGGCTACTACGTTTTGGTTGATGGGCGGTTCTGTTGCAACAGCAAGGTTGCCAACGGATGGAGCAAGGGAATTATTTGATAGTAGCAAAGAGACACTATTAATCAACCCTCCCTTGATCTGATTGACTCGCGACTCAGATGCGAAGCCCTCGATTTAGCCAAATCTTGGGCTTCTCATTTCCCCACGTCATCCCGCCAAGAATGTTTAGTGTTATCAGGAATCAAGGCCCCTGCGACCTGTGGGGAATGTCCACTACGCGGGACTGGCGGCTCCTTACGTCCGGGAGCAAGGGCATCTCATGATCTGGCCTCCTGAGCACCGTTACCGGTGGGCGGGTGGAGGCTGCATTGGCTGACGAGACCAGTGCCGCGAGATCCTGAGCCGGGAGAACGCAGCGGTGCGATGACCGGGGCATGCCTGACTGTCAGTCAGGTGCAGTCCATTCCTTGGTCTGCGGCACCATCATCTGCATGGCTGTTGCTGGTGACATCGGCGTTTGTCACGAAGGGAACTGCGGCTGAGCCATGTGCGATCAGGGCTGCAGCAGTGTCAGGAGCGCCCGTCTCTTTCCAGTGAAAGAGACGGGCGCAGGTTGGCGCGAGCGAAATGGCCAAGCGGATGGGCTGCTGCTGAGCAGATGGGTAGGGTGGTTGCCGCGGGAGCAACGAAACGGCAGCCCGGCATTCCGATGTGTGTATGTGGCCAAATTTGCTGACATGGTCGTCGTGCTGCATTCATTCGTGAAAACGACCAACAGGTCCGACCGCCACGCGATGCAGGTCGCGCAAGAGCGGATGAAGGAGCTCAAGCACGAGCTGCGCAAGATGGGGTACAGGGTTTAGCTGCCAGGCGCTGGAGTGATGACGATCTGGGGAGGTGAACCGGCGTCGTTCGAGGGTAGGGCCAGGCTGGTGCGAAAGCCGAGCTTGTCGAGCATGTCCATCATGGCGTCCAGGGTGAACTTCTCGATCTTGCCATTCGCCAACTCGGATACCCGGGACTGGGTTACGTTCAGCCTGGCTGCGGCCTCGTGTTGTTTGAGGCCCATTTTTTTGATGCAGTCCGTGATGAAGATGGACAGGTCCATTTTCAGGGCCATTTTGCTGGCTGTCTCGGCATCGTGGGTGGCGTGGAAAGGGCTTTCGTGGAATTGAAGCGCCATTGGCTGGCCTCAGCTAAATTATCTAAAATTTACGATAAAATCGTAGCTGGGCATGATGGGCAAGTCAAAGTGATTCTTTTTGAGGATGTGTCTGCTTTTGGGCTGCGCTGATGGGCAGAGAATTGCGTCGCCCTTGGAGTTGTTGGGGCTGCTGCGCAGCCCATCGCAGGCAAGCCAGCTCCTACACGGAGCGCATCGAGCTCAAGCTTTGTTCAGTGCCTGTGGGGGCCGGCTTGCCGGTGACGAGGCGGGGTGAGTTGTGGTTTACCACGGCGGAAACAAAAAAGGCCCACCTTTCGGTGAGCCTTTTGAGTACTGCATATGGTGCCGGCACCAGGAATCGAACCCGGGACCTACTGATTACAAGTCAGTTGCTCTACCATCTGAGCTATACCGGCACAGGGGCGTCATTATAGCGATGGAATCGAGCCTGTAAACCACTTCCTCGCAAACTGCCTGCAATACCCTAAGTCACCGAGGCAAAAGGAGAAATTTCCTACCAGCCGCGGTGGATGGTGTTTACGCCTGGCTCGGTTTTGCCGGGGTTGAAGAACAGCTTGTCATTGTCGCAGCCGCGCTTGCGGCACGGGCTTTCGGCGTGCAGGGGCAGGCCGCGGTCGCCGCCGAGCTGCATGCCGGGGGTGTTCCAGTCCAGCGTGGTGGGCTTGGCGGTCGGGGCGGGGCTGGCGCAGCCGGTCATGGCCAGGGCGACGGTCAGCAGGGCAATGGGCTTGGCGTGTTTCACGATGTTCGAATCCGTTCCAAGGTCTGTAGTCAAAAACGCTGGATGGTACTGCTGCAGGCCGGGTGGTGTGGCTGTGGGCGGCAATTTTAGCGGCTGCTGCCAGGCAACAGGTAGCTTCAGAAGCGGTGGCTGTGACGCGCTTCCGCTTTGCCCTTGCAGTTAGCGTCGCGGGCCGTGAGGCCAGGACGCCCAGCGCATGCATCGCGGGCAGCCGGCGATGATACACCGTTTGGCCCTGCAGGGCTTCATCCATGATTGGTGGCCATATGATATCAATCGGTGTCACTAAAATCGAATGCTTAATATATTTTACGATTGCGCCGCGCTGTTTGGCCGCAGGCGGCGTATTTTGACTTTGAAGGTGGCCTCGGCTAACCTTGTGTTCATTATGTTGAACAGTAAAGCTTTCAAGCTCCTCTCCACCTCCCGCCTGGTCTCCCGTGAACGTCACTGGACCGGCGACCTCTAGCGCCACCCTCCCTCCACAGCCTTAAACGTTTCTGTCTCGCGCCGATGCCTGCGCGCTCGGCTGCTGTCGCCCATGGGAGGGCACCATGCGTTCCTGGATCTATCTGATCGTTGCCATCACCGCCGAGGTGATCGGCACGGCGTCGATGAAACTCGCCGCCACTTCGTCTCCATTCATCGGGCATGCCGTCATGTACGTGATGATCTGCCTGTCGTATTTCTTCCTGGCCCTGGCGGTCAAGCGGGTGCCGGTGGGCGTCGCTTATGCGCTGTGGGAGGGGATCGGCATCGTGCTGATTACCCTGGTCAGCGTGCTGTGGCTCGGTGAGAGCCTGGGCTGGGCCAAGGCCCTGGGCCTGGCGGTGATGATTGCCGGCATCTTGCTGGTCAAGGCCGGTACCCGCAGGACACCTGCCAAAGCTGAAGGGGAGGTGCTGCCATGCTGATTCCGTTCCTGTGGCTGGGTTTGGCCATTGCCCTTGAAGTGCTGGCGAACCTGTTGCTCAAGTACTCCGACGGTTTCCGTCGCAAGGGGCTGGGTTTGGCCTCGATTGTTTGCGTGCTGGCGGCCTTTACCGCGCTGGCGCAGGCGGTGCAGGACATCGAACTGTCCTTGGCCTACGCCATCTGGGGTGGCTTCGGGATTCTGGCTACCGTGGCCATGGGCTGGGCGTTGTTTGGGCAGCGGCTGGTCGGGCGGGGGTGGTTGGGGTTGCTGTTGTTGCTGGTGGGGATGGGGTTGTTGAAGTTGGCTTGAGGTCGGCGCGAAGGGCCCAATAGCCGGCAAGCCGGCTCCTACAGGGAGCGTGATCTCAAGCACGCTCGAAGGCTTATGCACAAGCGGCATTGGCCGCTTGCGCGAAAGGCATGCCGAAGGGCGTTACCACCGGTCTTTGCGCAAAGGCCTGTTTTTACTGGTTTTCAGAAGCTGTGTGGAATAAGCGAGGCGGTCTAAATAGCGATTGGATCCACAAAATCGCGATTTTAATCAAAAGCTTGTTCACAGAGTTATCCACAGGCTGTCAACTGCGTTCAGCCAGCACCAGCAGGTTGCGCGGAGTGAGCGGGTAGTCGCAGAACACGCCGACTTTTACCTCGTAACCTTGCTCGGCCAAGAAAAGCGCGCGGTCGAGCACCAGCCACATCTCCAGCGGCCGGCGGAACAGCTTGCGCACCAGCTCGAGGTTGCGCACCTCGGCCAGGCGTTGCCAGCCGGCGGCTTCCAGTACCTGCCAGTCGGGGCTGCCGGTCAGCCCGACATGCCGCAGCTCGGCCAGGTCGCGGCAGTATTGCTCGAAGGGTTTGGCCAGCCAGTCAACGGCCAGGGAGGGGGTCGGCAGGTACTCGTCGATGCCGCGTTGTTCACGCTGCAGCAAATCGAAACCCAGGCGGCGGGCCATGGAGGTGTCGCGCTGGCGCCGTACCCGGGCGCTGGAAGTGACGGCCTCGCTCAGGGGCAGGCCCAGGTCATCCCGTGACAACTGCAGTAACGAAGCCTTGGCGGCTGTGGATAACGGCTGGTAGGCCTCGGCCTGGGTACGGTTGTAGCAGCACGGGGCCACGGCCAACTGGCGGCAGCCATGCTGGCTGGCCAGTTGCAGCAAGCGTACGTGCAGGTCGCCGCAGGCGTGCAGGGCGACCGCGCTGGTGTCGCGGGCCAGGTGCCGGGCGCTGTCGCTGGCCATCACATCCTGGTGCACGTGGGTGGCGGGCAGGTGGTGGTGCTCGCTCAGGGCTTGGCCGGCCTGCACCAGCTCGGCGTCGTATTCCAGGCAGGTCAGTTGCTGGCCGGGCTGCAGCAGGCGGCGGCCCAGGTGGCCCTTGCCCGAGCACCAGTCCAGCCAGTGGCGTGGCGCTTGCGCGAAGGCCAGGCGCCGGCTGAAGGCTTCGATCTGTTGCCATTTGCGCCCGGGCACGGCGACGTCAAGGCGGTGGCCGGCGCGGTGCAGGCCGGCGTCGGGCAGTTCGCCTGCGGCCGACAGCTGCAGGGATTGGGCGGCCAACTGCGGGAAGGGCGCAGGGGCTGGCAACTGCTCGGGGTGTGCGGCTTCGGCCTGTTCCAGGGTGCGTTGGCGCAGCCAGGTGGACAGCTCGGGGTGTTCGGCTTCCCAGCCCAGGTGCAGCAGGGTGAAGGGGCGCGGGCGCCACAGGGGCTGATGCCGGGTGATGAAGTGGTCGAGGGCCTGGAAGCGCTCGAGCAGGTGGGGGGTGTGCAGGTAGGAGGGTGTGTTCATGCTGGCACCGGGGGCGCGGTCTGGAAGGGGGCGCCATGCGCCCCAATCGCCGGCAAGCCGGCTCCTACAGGTGCGGCGCATGGCTGTAG is part of the Pseudomonas fakonensis genome and harbors:
- a CDS encoding methyltransferase; translation: MNTPSYLHTPHLLERFQALDHFITRHQPLWRPRPFTLLHLGWEAEHPELSTWLRQRTLEQAEAAHPEQLPAPAPFPQLAAQSLQLSAAGELPDAGLHRAGHRLDVAVPGRKWQQIEAFSRRLAFAQAPRHWLDWCSGKGHLGRRLLQPGQQLTCLEYDAELVQAGQALSEHHHLPATHVHQDVMASDSARHLARDTSAVALHACGDLHVRLLQLASQHGCRQLAVAPCCYNRTQAEAYQPLSTAAKASLLQLSRDDLGLPLSEAVTSSARVRRQRDTSMARRLGFDLLQREQRGIDEYLPTPSLAVDWLAKPFEQYCRDLAELRHVGLTGSPDWQVLEAAGWQRLAEVRNLELVRKLFRRPLEMWLVLDRALFLAEQGYEVKVGVFCDYPLTPRNLLVLAERS
- a CDS encoding dual OB domain-containing protein — its product is MAVTTNIVVLSKTSMTGGVCVGAWDRSNRKMLRLLDDKAQRLASDAPYQIGQCYQITYAPHYNIRPPHTEDAAVYESAYIGDLNDEDFDTLISSLCDEDLSLDDIFDGKLIWDGSAHMEPSNTTNYSVQIATLNCALVKSGDYFEHFSWGTSTKRIKYVGVRPLADLPSTIAAGTRIRFSLARFWDREKDGVLRAYLQLSGIYD
- the mdtI gene encoding multidrug/spermidine efflux SMR transporter subunit MdtI is translated as MLIPFLWLGLAIALEVLANLLLKYSDGFRRKGLGLASIVCVLAAFTALAQAVQDIELSLAYAIWGGFGILATVAMGWALFGQRLVGRGWLGLLLLLVGMGLLKLA
- a CDS encoding DUF488 domain-containing protein is translated as MTEKNAYIYSIGHGGRKIEDFINLLNIYEIKYVVDVRSKPRSRFHPQFNQKKLHELLNQSGIGYLFLGDKLGGLPSEPSCYDEKGHVVYNKVKGMSFYEEGLARLTSANEKKIKIACMCSEIDPCDCHRSKLIGSSLSEQNIPMLHINKLGHIEDQETVIKHVINSTLGNDLFSDESSLKSRNSYR
- a CDS encoding helix-turn-helix domain-containing protein codes for the protein MALQFHESPFHATHDAETASKMALKMDLSIFITDCIKKMGLKQHEAAARLNVTQSRVSELANGKIEKFTLDAMMDMLDKLGFRTSLALPSNDAGSPPQIVITPAPGS
- a CDS encoding DUF3037 domain-containing protein; the protein is MKLSTYEFAVLRYVHDRVTGEFINFGIIAYCKAKRKLLTQFKTRTARLSAVFPDMDRHHIKSVARHISSAIDIESERLQKELIFEDVTLESVIGRILKRDDSSLQWSDVSAGVTFSFEEEVDRIFHRYVTYHDSPAVRERRTEQDIWRDFEKKLKSFSAVERFAPKKISVRDDELEFKHAWKNGIWHCVEPISFDLSDADNMKDKAHRWLGQMTSIQDAREEFKLYMLVSKPQDEGLAAAFEKAVKILNKIPTNKELIFEEDASSLADAMMMRIQDHDHQGSSH
- a CDS encoding type II toxin-antitoxin system RelE/ParE family toxin, with protein sequence MCDQGCSSVRSARLFPVKETGAGWRERNGQADGLLLSRWVGWLPREQRNGSPAFRCVYVAKFADMVVVLHSFVKTTNRSDRHAMQVAQERMKELKHELRKMGYRV
- a CDS encoding HipA family kinase, yielding MFKHLYAFRFDRPLSVGRNKACLIECADMTNQRTEAIVKFSGCESGRTGLIREALTAFFARDLEIPIPRPLLIEIVDGFSAGPTHRVYDELIAKSSRFAFGSTALPPGFTIYAPATPLRGPIVQRAANLFVFDTLIANCDRTPKNPNCLIKGENAIAIDHDLAFMLDALFWKEPWRLGGGDELAAPDKHIFWGLAKAHKFEFDELKEKLLEISDERLEEYIDALPEDWKSGNDSAPRIIEYIKSLRDNADATFSEIQRVLQ
- a CDS encoding DUF3079 domain-containing protein, with amino-acid sequence MAKKFPANPSHPERICWGCDLYCAASALACGNGASRTMHPAELFGEDWDSFDNGLETPLDAKPVTLQPGSG
- the nirK gene encoding copper-containing nitrite reductase, which encodes MSEQEGVALTRRGILAGGVLLGVGASLLASNQARAATPAQQKPATALAKMERAKVELVAPPQVHAHTQQAPGQPRIVEFRMVIEEKELAVDNQGAYIHAMTFNGSVPGPLMVVHEGDQVELTLVNPASNSMMHNIDFHASTGALGGGELTHVQPGQQVKLRFKADRAGVFVYHCAPGGVMIPWHVVCGMNGAIMVLPRDGLKDPEGRPLHYDKVWYIGEQDYYIPRDSNGKFKRYPTPIASFGDMQQLMKGLVPSHIVFNGSVGALTGEHALSAKVGETVLIVHSQANRDTRPHLIGGHGDYVWASGKFANPPQRNLETWFIPGGAAGAALYTFRQPGLYTYLNHNLIEAVMLGAAAHVQVQGQWDDELMSQLEAPGPIR
- a CDS encoding SMR family transporter → MRSWIYLIVAITAEVIGTASMKLAATSSPFIGHAVMYVMICLSYFFLALAVKRVPVGVAYALWEGIGIVLITLVSVLWLGESLGWAKALGLAVMIAGILLVKAGTRRTPAKAEGEVLPC